From the genome of Anopheles moucheti chromosome 3, idAnoMoucSN_F20_07, whole genome shotgun sequence, one region includes:
- the LOC128301669 gene encoding protein ERGIC-53, with translation MFPKGLTCSGSAVSMLLIGLLIGLGANLDRVSGDVGLVHRRFEYKYSFKPPYLAQKDGTVPFWEYGGHAIASSENVRIAPSLRSQKGAIWTKQRTNFDWWEVEIVFRVSGRGRIGADGLAFWYTSEKGSYLGDVFGSSDRWVGLGIFFDSFDNDNKHNNPYISAVLNDGTRQFDHQQDGATQLLSGCLRDFRNKPFPTRAKIEYYNNILTVLFHNGMTNNDQNYEMCFRAENVVLPKTGYFGLSAATGGLADDHDVFHFLTTSLHIPGQFKEEPAPGEDAAKLTQEYQDYQKKLELQKEEYRKEHPDEHKDDLDSLFEDFNERELRQIWEAQTNTFEQLRTLSSKLDEVIGRQERTLGLLSVSAQAGGAAGGAPPPQIAAGGAGSSIMRHEVDALLQNQNVMVQTVREIRSIIGEVHARTDSILNNQARAPTAQVQAGGYDVQSLMNEMRDGMNQVRQGVAGVAQRLQTGPQVQGSVQCPTQTCLSLTAFLVAIVVQLLVMLGYSMYRDSREAQAKKFY, from the exons ATGTTTCCCAAAGGGTTGACGTGTAGCGGCTCCGCGGTTTCTATGCTGCTGATTGGGCTACTGATTGGCCTCGGCGCCAACCTGGACCGCGTGAGCGGCGACGTGGGCCTGGTGCACCGGCGGTTCGAGTACAAATATTCCTTCAAACCTCCCTATCTGGCTCAGAAGGATGGCACGGTACCTTTCTGGGAGTACGGTGGTC ATGCGATTGCCAGCTCAGAAAACGTGCGCATTGCACCGTCCTTGCGCAGCCAGAAAGGAGCCATTTGGACGAAGCAGAGGACGAACTTTGACTGGTGGGAGGTGGAGATCGTTTTTCGGGTATCCGGTCGAGGACGCATCGGTGCAGACGGTTTG GCTTTCTGGTACACCTCGGAGAAGGGCAGCTATTTGGGCGATGTGTTCGGTTCATCCGACCGTTGGGTCGGTCTTGGTATCTTCTTCGACTCGTTCGACAACgataacaaacacaacaatccGTACATTTCGGCCGTCTTGAACGATGGTACGCGACAGTTTGACCATCAACA GGACGGTGCAACACAACTTCTATCCGGTTGTTTGCGTGACTTCCGTAACAAACCGTTCCCAACCCGGGCAAAGATTGAGTACTACAATAACATTCTTACGGTCCTGTTCCACAACGGCATGACAAACAACGATCAGAACTATGAAATGTGCTTCCGGGCAGAGAATGTGGTGCTACCGAAGACGGGTTACTTTGGCCTATCGGCAGCAACCGGTGGACTCGCCGACGATCACGATGTGTTCCACTTCCTGACCACGTCGCTACACATTCCCGGCCAGTTTAAGGAGGAACCCGCACCGGGCGAGGATGCAGCTAAGCTAACGCAAGAGTACCAGGACTATCAGAAAAAGCTCGAGCTGCAAAAGGAAGAGTACCGTAAGGAGCATCCGGATGAGCATAAGGACGATCTGGATAGCTTGTTCGAGGACTTTAATGAGCGTGAGCTGCGCCAAATTTGGGAAGCACAAACGAACACATTTGAACAGTTGCGTACGCTTAGCTCTAAGCTAGATGAGGTGATAGGTCGCCAGGAGCGCACGTTGGGTTTGCTGTCCGTATCGGCTCAGGCTGGTGGTGCGGCAGGTGGTGCACCACCGCCTCAGATCGCTGCCGGTGGTGCCGGTAGTTCGATCATGCGTCACGAGGTGGACGCACTGTTGCAGAATCAGAACGTGATGGTGCAAACGGTGCGCGAAATCCGTTCCATCATCGGCGAGGTACACGCTCGTACGGATAGCATACTGAACAATCAGGCCCGGGCACCAACGGCACAGGTGCAAGCTGGCGGATATGATGTGCAAAGCTTGATGAATGAGATGCGCGATGGTATGAACCAGGTCCGTCAAGGTGTCGCTGGTGTGGCTCAAAG GCTACAAACGGGACCGCAGGTTCAAGGGTCCGTACAGTGCCCAACGCAAACCTGTCTCAGCTTGACGGCATTCCTGGTGGCGATAGTGGTGCAGCTGTTGGTGATGCTAGGTTACAGTATGTATAG AGACAGTCGAGAGGCTCAGGCGAAAAAGTTTTATTAG